One Chitinispirillales bacterium genomic window carries:
- a CDS encoding branched-chain amino acid aminotransferase gives MAKKDIAWSDLGFSYMQTNSIVRMKFKNGKWGEIELLKDPIVPIHAAATSLHYGQAAFEGLKVFEMKNGVVAAFRPDENAVRMQDTAKRLLMEKVSTELFLQALNIIVKDNIDYVPPYGTGASMYVRPVLIGSGARIGVQPSDEYDFYILVMPVGPYYKGGLMPIDGWIQTEYDRAAPRGLGHVKAGGNYAAALYSDKLGKKMGFPISLYIDSKEHKYIDEFGSSNFIAITRDNKYVTPDSTSILPSITNKSLMTLANDLGIVVEKRRILIDELETFTEVGSVGTAAVITPISSITYGDKVYKFCEAGKVGETLQKLYNKLQGIQYGDVEDKYGWMYKIA, from the coding sequence GAAATTCAAGAACGGAAAATGGGGTGAAATCGAATTGTTAAAAGACCCGATAGTACCGATTCATGCGGCGGCTACCAGTCTGCATTACGGGCAGGCGGCGTTTGAAGGTCTTAAGGTTTTTGAAATGAAAAACGGCGTCGTCGCGGCGTTTCGTCCCGACGAAAACGCGGTCCGCATGCAAGATACGGCAAAGCGTCTGCTTATGGAAAAAGTCTCGACCGAACTGTTTTTGCAGGCGCTTAATATTATCGTAAAAGACAATATCGACTACGTTCCGCCATACGGTACGGGGGCGAGTATGTATGTCCGTCCGGTGTTAATCGGGTCTGGTGCGCGAATAGGAGTTCAACCGTCCGACGAATACGATTTTTATATTCTTGTTATGCCCGTAGGACCTTATTACAAAGGCGGGCTTATGCCGATTGACGGTTGGATTCAGACAGAATACGACCGTGCGGCGCCAAGAGGTCTTGGACACGTAAAAGCGGGCGGAAACTATGCCGCTGCGCTTTACAGCGATAAATTAGGCAAAAAAATGGGTTTTCCTATTTCGCTTTATATTGATTCGAAAGAACACAAATATATTGACGAGTTCGGCTCGTCGAACTTTATCGCGATTACACGGGATAACAAATATGTGACTCCGGATTCTACTTCCATTCTTCCCAGTATCACCAATAAGTCGCTTATGACTTTGGCGAATGATTTAGGAATCGTCGTCGAAAAAAGAAGAATTTTAATTGACGAACTGGAAACCTTTACGGAAGTCGGCTCAGTCGGAACCGCTGCGGTTATTACGCCTATTAGTTCGATAACTTACGGCGACAAAGTTTATAAATTCTGCGAGGCGGGTAAAGTCGGCGAAACGCTTCAAAAATTATACAACAAATTGCAGGGAATTCAATACGGAGACGTTGAAGACAAATACGGCTGGATGTATAAAATTGCGTAA